From a region of the Dickeya poaceiphila genome:
- the rpmE gene encoding 50S ribosomal protein L31 has translation MKEGIHPNYVEITATCSCGNVIKTRSTVGHDLNLDVCGACHPFFTGKQRVVDTGGRVERFNKRFSIPGAKK, from the coding sequence ATGAAAGAAGGTATTCACCCGAATTACGTTGAAATTACCGCTACTTGCTCTTGCGGTAACGTCATCAAAACCCGTTCCACCGTTGGTCACGACCTGAACCTGGACGTGTGCGGCGCTTGCCACCCGTTCTTTACCGGCAAACAGCGCGTGGTTGACACCGGTGGCCGTGTTGAGCGTTTCAACAAACGTTTCAGCATCCCAGGCGCCAAAAAATAA
- the metJ gene encoding met regulon transcriptional regulator MetJ produces the protein MAKWNGEYVSPYAEHGKKSEQVKKITVSIPLKVLKILTDERTRRQVNNLRHATNSELLCEAFLHAFTGQPLPNDDDLRKERGDEIPEEAKAIMREMGIDPDTWEY, from the coding sequence ATGGCTAAGTGGAATGGCGAATATGTAAGCCCATACGCTGAACACGGCAAGAAGAGCGAGCAGGTTAAAAAAATTACCGTATCTATCCCTTTGAAGGTATTAAAGATACTGACAGACGAGCGTACCCGTCGTCAGGTCAACAACCTGCGTCACGCAACCAATAGCGAGTTACTGTGCGAAGCGTTTTTGCACGCTTTTACCGGCCAACCCTTACCCAATGATGATGACCTGCGTAAAGAGCGCGGCGATGAAATCCCCGAAGAAGCCAAAGCGATCATGCGTGAAATGGGGATTGACCCGGATACGTGGGAATACTGA